In one Sulfuricella sp. genomic region, the following are encoded:
- the waaA gene encoding lipid IV(A) 3-deoxy-D-manno-octulosonic acid transferase, which yields MSKGSTQETGVTGWIYTAALFLLLPYVAFHLVWRARRQPEYLRHWGERFGRYPQPPPLRPVIWLHAVSVGETRAAAPLVKALRARYPEHQILLTHMTPTGRETGEQLFGPDVLRCYLPYDYPFAVRHFLDHFKPELGLLLETEIWPNLIRACHGANIPLCLVNARLSEKSARRYARFGGLTSASLRQMSEIAAQTEGDVRRLEALGARNVSVMGNLKFDITPAPELLDLGHTLLQRFGPERMIFLAASTREGEEEKILSAVRNAGIAGLLTVIVPRHPQRFGELAQLLEKLRIPYRRRSLEQPIEPAVEVLLGDSMGEMFAYYAACDVAFIGGSLLPYGGQNLIEACAVGKPVILGPHTWNFAEAADRAVEAGAAVRVADEEGLVRELQDLLQNPERRRRMGQAGLNFSRQHRGATEKVMAMLEVIASAAK from the coding sequence ATGAGCAAGGGGTCAACTCAGGAAACCGGGGTGACAGGCTGGATCTACACCGCAGCCCTGTTTCTGCTTCTGCCCTATGTGGCGTTCCATCTTGTCTGGCGCGCACGGCGCCAGCCGGAATATCTGCGTCACTGGGGTGAGCGTTTTGGCCGCTACCCCCAGCCCCCCCCCTTGCGCCCGGTGATCTGGCTGCATGCGGTATCAGTGGGCGAAACGCGCGCCGCCGCGCCGCTGGTGAAGGCGCTGCGGGCACGCTATCCGGAACACCAGATTCTTCTTACCCATATGACGCCCACCGGACGCGAGACCGGGGAACAGCTGTTCGGACCGGATGTGCTGCGCTGCTATCTGCCTTATGACTACCCGTTTGCGGTGCGGCATTTTCTTGATCATTTCAAGCCTGAGCTGGGGCTGCTGCTGGAAACGGAAATCTGGCCCAATCTGATTCGGGCTTGCCACGGGGCAAATATTCCGCTGTGCCTGGTGAATGCCCGCCTGTCGGAAAAATCGGCGCGCCGCTATGCGAGATTTGGCGGGCTGACCTCAGCCAGTCTGCGGCAAATGAGCGAAATTGCCGCGCAGACGGAAGGCGACGTGCGGCGCCTGGAGGCATTGGGTGCCCGAAATGTGAGCGTGATGGGTAACCTCAAGTTCGATATTACCCCCGCCCCTGAATTGCTTGATCTTGGCCATACGCTGTTGCAGCGCTTCGGGCCGGAACGGATGATTTTCCTGGCCGCGAGTACGCGCGAAGGGGAAGAAGAGAAAATCCTGTCTGCCGTGCGAAACGCAGGGATAGCCGGTTTGCTTACGGTAATCGTTCCGCGTCATCCACAGCGTTTCGGGGAACTTGCCCAGTTGCTGGAGAAATTGAGAATCCCATACCGGCGCCGCAGCCTGGAACAACCCATTGAGCCGGCAGTAGAGGTATTGCTGGGCGACAGCATGGGTGAAATGTTTGCCTACTATGCCGCCTGTGATGTCGCATTCATTGGCGGCAGCTTGCTGCCTTATGGCGGACAAAACCTGATCGAGGCCTGTGCGGTAGGCAAGCCGGTTATTCTTGGGCCACACACCTGGAATTTCGCCGAGGCGGCGGATCGGGCGGTGGAAGCGGGCGCGGCCGTTCGGGTGGCCGATGAAGAAGGGTTGGTGCGGGAATTACAGGATCTGTTACAGAATCCGGAACGGCGCCGCCGCATGGGTCAGGCCGGGCTGAATTTCAGCCGCCAGCATCGGGGGGCGACAGAAAAAGTGATGGCCATGCTGGAAGTCATTGCGAGCGCAGCGAAGTAA
- a CDS encoding DUF2938 family protein, whose translation MEILVWAFIGGIFGAVLMDATETYAAKAGIASGVNIALVGRWFLGLLRGQFIHKNILDSRPHPQEIITGWAFHFLIGGGGVALTYPLFFRATEIPLPESYLLAGMLFGLATSVLPWFVLLPSFGWGFFGRRGPQGSNALLASTLSHIPYGLGVGAVVALGLRI comes from the coding sequence ATGGAAATATTGGTTTGGGCGTTTATCGGCGGCATATTTGGTGCCGTGCTCATGGACGCCACCGAAACTTATGCAGCCAAGGCCGGCATTGCCAGCGGCGTAAATATTGCCCTGGTTGGCCGTTGGTTCCTGGGCTTGTTGCGAGGGCAATTCATCCACAAAAATATCCTCGATTCCAGGCCGCATCCGCAAGAAATAATAACGGGCTGGGCATTTCATTTTCTGATTGGCGGAGGAGGTGTGGCGCTTACTTATCCTCTATTTTTCCGTGCCACGGAAATTCCACTGCCAGAAAGTTATTTGCTAGCAGGGATGCTTTTCGGCTTGGCTACATCAGTGTTGCCCTGGTTTGTACTCTTGCCCTCATTTGGCTGGGGGTTTTTCGGACGACGCGGACCGCAAGGTTCAAATGCCTTGCTTGCAAGTACGCTTTCCCATATCCCCTACGGGCTTGGTGTCGGTGCTGTTGTTGCGCTGGGCTTGCGTATTTAA
- a CDS encoding glycosyltransferase family 2 protein produces the protein MQTQPFSVALITLNAAPQLEACLQSVKFADEIVVVDSGSRDNTEAIALKYGARFISQDWLGFGLQKQFAVAQASNDWVLCLDADEQVSEDLRASITAALGHPEHHAYRMPRSNRFMGRYLRHGEGYPDWSLRLFDRRHARWSDDAVHEKVLTGSEVGTLRGDLLHDSAEDLGTYLDKQNRYTSLQAAALYQAGRRAHLAQLVFSPVVRFVRFYFFRLGMLDGIAGLVHIVIGCGNSFMKYAKLMALQKGE, from the coding sequence ATGCAAACCCAGCCTTTTTCCGTTGCGCTCATCACCCTCAACGCCGCACCTCAACTTGAGGCCTGCCTGCAGAGCGTCAAATTTGCGGACGAAATCGTGGTGGTGGACAGCGGCAGTCGCGATAATACCGAGGCAATTGCGTTAAAATACGGCGCACGGTTCATTTCCCAGGACTGGCTGGGATTCGGGCTGCAAAAGCAGTTCGCGGTGGCGCAGGCAAGCAACGACTGGGTGCTGTGCCTCGATGCGGACGAACAGGTGAGCGAAGACTTGCGTGCCAGTATTACCGCTGCACTGGGCCACCCCGAGCATCATGCATACCGGATGCCACGCAGCAACCGCTTCATGGGACGTTATTTGCGTCACGGCGAAGGCTACCCGGACTGGAGCCTGCGCCTGTTCGACCGCCGCCATGCACGCTGGAGCGACGATGCGGTGCATGAAAAAGTGCTGACCGGCAGCGAGGTTGGCACGCTGCGCGGCGACCTGCTGCACGATTCAGCCGAGGACCTGGGCACCTATCTGGACAAGCAGAACCGCTACACCTCGCTACAGGCCGCAGCTTTGTATCAGGCCGGACGGCGCGCGCATCTGGCGCAGCTTGTTTTCAGCCCGGTAGTGCGCTTCGTGAGATTCTATTTTTTTCGCCTCGGCATGCTGGATGGCATTGCGGGACTGGTGCACATCGTCATCGGCTGCGGCAACAGTTTTATGAAATATGCAAAGCTCATGGCTTTGCAAAAAGGAGAATAA
- a CDS encoding NAD-dependent epimerase has protein sequence MKVLITGVAGFIGMHTAQRLLAKGVEVVGIDNLNDYYDVQLKEDRLKQLTGLEGFRFIRMDMADRQATETLFATEKFNRVVNLAAQPGVRYSLQNPHAYIQSNIVGFLNILEGCRHNQVEHLAYASSSSVYGANTHMPFSVHDNVDHPVSLYAATKKSNELMAHTYSHLYGLPTTGLRFFTVYGPWGRPDMSPSLFTSAIRAGRPIDVFNQGKMQRDFTYIDDIVEGVVRVLDTTATANPAFDRSQPDAATSNVPFRVYNIGNHEPVELMTFIGTIEDAVGQTAVKNMLPMQDGDVEATYANIDDLRQAVGFSPSTPLKEGIEKFVAWHREYYKNL, from the coding sequence ATGAAAGTTCTGATTACCGGCGTAGCCGGATTTATCGGCATGCACACCGCACAGCGCCTGCTTGCCAAGGGCGTGGAAGTGGTCGGCATCGACAACCTCAACGATTATTATGATGTCCAGCTTAAGGAAGACCGGCTCAAGCAGCTCACTGGCCTGGAGGGCTTCCGCTTCATCCGCATGGACATGGCTGATCGGCAGGCGACCGAAACCCTGTTTGCCACGGAAAAATTCAACCGCGTGGTGAATCTTGCCGCCCAGCCCGGCGTGCGCTACTCATTGCAGAATCCCCATGCCTATATCCAATCCAATATAGTCGGATTCCTCAACATCCTGGAAGGCTGCCGCCACAACCAGGTCGAACATCTCGCATACGCCAGCAGTTCCAGTGTTTACGGCGCCAACACCCACATGCCTTTTTCGGTGCATGACAACGTGGATCACCCGGTGAGCCTTTACGCCGCCACCAAGAAATCCAACGAACTGATGGCGCACACCTACAGCCACCTCTACGGCTTGCCCACTACCGGCCTGCGCTTCTTCACAGTTTATGGTCCATGGGGCCGCCCCGACATGTCGCCCTCGCTCTTCACCTCGGCGATTCGCGCCGGACGCCCCATTGACGTGTTCAACCAGGGAAAAATGCAACGCGATTTCACCTATATCGACGACATCGTCGAAGGCGTGGTACGGGTTCTCGATACAACCGCCACAGCCAATCCGGCCTTTGATCGAAGCCAGCCGGATGCCGCCACCAGCAACGTTCCGTTCCGCGTGTACAACATCGGCAACCACGAGCCGGTGGAGTTGATGACTTTCATCGGCACCATCGAGGATGCAGTAGGACAGACCGCGGTTAAAAACATGTTGCCGATGCAGGATGGCGACGTGGAAGCAACCTATGCCAACATCGATGATTTGCGCCAGGCAGTGGGGTTTTCGCCATCAACACCGCTTAAAGAAGGGATAGAGAAGTTTGTGGCGTGGCACCGGGAATACTACAAAAACCTGTAG
- the waaC gene encoding lipopolysaccharide heptosyltransferase I, whose translation MLKILLVKTSSMGDVIHALPSVTDIFEHYPDAKVDWVVEENFAELPALHPGVRRVIPVAVRRWRRNLLGMASWHEMAAFRRAIQATDYDLILDSQGLIKSAAIARLAHGPRCGFDRSSAREPLAALVYDRVIRVACDLHAVERNRLLMGRALGYVPGGNVDYGVTAPSLTLPWLPGGPYAVLLHATSRADKEWPEADWVALAARLNSQKLCCVLPWGAPHEQARSERLAKQMADAVVPPRLGLTQAAALLGAAQAVVGVDTGLTHLAAALKVPVVALYCASDPGLTGVYASGPALNLGCAGQVPRLDAVIAALEKVMPG comes from the coding sequence ATGTTGAAAATATTGCTGGTAAAGACTTCTTCCATGGGTGATGTCATTCACGCGCTGCCCTCCGTGACCGACATTTTCGAGCATTATCCCGATGCGAAAGTGGACTGGGTGGTGGAGGAGAATTTTGCCGAGCTGCCGGCCCTACATCCGGGCGTGCGAAGAGTCATCCCGGTGGCGGTGCGGCGCTGGCGCCGGAATTTACTCGGCATGGCAAGCTGGCATGAAATGGCTGCTTTTCGCCGCGCCATTCAGGCAACGGACTATGATTTGATCCTCGATAGCCAGGGGCTGATCAAGAGCGCCGCCATCGCGCGCCTGGCCCATGGGCCGCGCTGCGGATTCGATCGTTCCAGCGCGCGCGAACCCTTGGCCGCGCTGGTTTACGACAGGGTTATCCGGGTGGCATGCGACCTTCATGCGGTGGAGCGCAACCGCCTGCTGATGGGGCGTGCGCTGGGTTACGTGCCCGGCGGGAACGTGGATTATGGCGTCACGGCGCCATCGCTGACACTGCCGTGGCTGCCCGGCGGGCCTTATGCGGTGTTGCTGCATGCCACCAGCCGCGCCGACAAGGAATGGCCCGAGGCGGACTGGGTTGCGCTGGCTGCCCGCCTCAACAGCCAGAAGCTGTGCTGCGTCCTTCCCTGGGGAGCGCCACACGAACAGGCGCGCAGCGAGCGCCTGGCAAAGCAAATGGCTGATGCCGTGGTGCCGCCACGCCTTGGCCTGACGCAGGCAGCCGCGCTATTGGGCGCTGCACAGGCCGTGGTGGGCGTGGATACCGGGCTGACTCATCTGGCCGCGGCGCTCAAGGTGCCGGTGGTGGCTTTGTATTGCGCCTCCGACCCCGGCCTGACGGGCGTCTATGCCAGCGGCCCAGCCCTCAATCTTGGTTGCGCGGGACAAGTGCCGCGGCTGGATGCAGTCATCGCGGCACTGGAAAAGGTCATGCCGGGATGA
- a CDS encoding GNAT family N-acetyltransferase, translating into MSAIEYHLNLPLDAMDVAAVFDASGIRRPTRDLDRIERMFANANLTISAWHEGKLVGVCRALTDFSYCCYLSDLAVDKAFQKHGIGRELVARVRSAIGEEVALVLLSAPDAMAYYPKLGFEKVENGFIIKRTR; encoded by the coding sequence ATGTCCGCAATTGAATATCATCTCAATTTACCGCTTGATGCCATGGATGTGGCTGCGGTTTTTGATGCTTCCGGCATACGCCGCCCTACCAGGGATCTGGATCGGATCGAGCGCATGTTTGCCAATGCGAACCTGACTATCTCTGCCTGGCATGAAGGCAAGCTGGTTGGGGTATGTCGCGCCTTAACGGACTTTAGTTATTGCTGCTACCTGTCCGATCTCGCAGTGGACAAGGCCTTTCAAAAGCATGGCATCGGGCGCGAACTTGTTGCCCGTGTCAGGTCCGCTATAGGAGAAGAGGTGGCGCTTGTACTATTATCGGCCCCGGACGCGATGGCGTACTATCCCAAGCTCGGTTTCGAAAAAGTTGAAAACGGGTTCATTATCAAACGCACCCGGTAA
- a CDS encoding rhodanese-like domain-containing protein, translated as MKQLHPLELITWLEHPSRKQPILVDVRETWEYQYCHIEGSLLLPLQQIPQRLTELDPEAEVVVICHHGVRSYRAGLFLEQAGFANVYNLQGGVEAWARDADPAMRKY; from the coding sequence TTGAAGCAGCTTCATCCTCTCGAACTGATAACCTGGCTCGAACACCCGTCACGCAAACAGCCTATTCTGGTGGACGTGCGTGAAACTTGGGAATACCAGTACTGTCACATTGAAGGTTCGCTGCTGCTGCCACTGCAACAGATTCCGCAACGCCTCACGGAACTGGACCCGGAAGCCGAAGTCGTGGTGATCTGCCATCACGGTGTGCGCAGTTACCGGGCTGGCCTGTTTCTCGAACAGGCCGGCTTTGCCAATGTGTACAACTTGCAGGGTGGAGTGGAAGCCTGGGCAAGGGACGCCGATCCGGCCATGCGTAAATATTAG
- a CDS encoding EAL domain-containing protein yields the protein MPQSDSKHRKPNHPSEASGARLPKIHLKRWPFALVLVWTIAIAASLYWNYRQTHSLLLEQAHSELRANFFKDLTFRQWATKHGGVYVPVDRETQPDPFVAYLPERDIVTPSGRVLTLINPALMVRQFNEMAQQSYGAISHISSLRPLNPLNQPDPWEAEALKILAGGTEEITEISPIDGAPYLRLIRPMVMVEACLDCHKQQGYRAGEQAGGVSVSVPLAPLDAVEKERIVSLGLGHGILWLLGLSGIGFGARQLGRRISERESVYFALKESEDRSRSILSTSLDAIITIDREERITGWNQQAETIFGWSAEEVMGEPLSGKIIPPGEREAHRRGIKLLLESGQGRIINQRIEVTGLRRNGEKFPLELAIALIVTDGQPAFSAFLRDISESKRNEEKIQRDFHLQQALAAVLEISIRPIPFNERLGNALSSILATPWLALRDAGAIFLVAEDGATLLLAAQQGIAEPILQQCASVPFGECMCGLAAKEKAPIFASEVDDRHTRSFPGMQAHGHYCLPILSGEKLLGVLNLYLVEGHQKNEAELHFLSAVAHVLGGMIQRHHAEEQLQHSAYYDALTGMPNRALLLERLDRCLKRAVRHDEFRYAVLFLDLDRFKNINDSLGHTSGDQILVSVAERLQQCVRPGDTVARLGGDEFAILLDDIVDILDASQVAERIHSSMFQPFEFSGHEAFISTSIGITLGNPAYKTPEDLLRDADTAMYRAKSQGTAKTSIFDEQMHAHVVALVTMETELRRAVERHELRVHYQPIVSATSGETIGFEALVRWPHSERGMISPAEFIPVAEESGLIGSIGRWVLQEACREAQAWHTRFPHRDDLFVSVNLSAKQFLQSNISEEIFQTLQQSGLEPHRLHLEITESALLDNPETSNQVLVELRARGIQLYLDDFGTGYSSLSYLHSFPFDALKIDRSFVCMLGKGSKHVGMVSAIIAIARSFGMDVIAEGVETSEQLEQLQELGCHKIQGYYFSRPLPVEGVAEWLAGK from the coding sequence ATGCCTCAATCTGACAGTAAACACCGAAAACCCAATCATCCAAGCGAAGCTTCCGGAGCCAGGCTGCCGAAGATCCATCTGAAGCGCTGGCCATTTGCGCTGGTTCTTGTCTGGACCATCGCTATCGCGGCGTCCCTGTACTGGAACTATCGCCAGACTCATTCCCTTTTGCTGGAACAGGCGCACAGTGAGTTGCGCGCCAATTTCTTCAAGGACCTGACATTCCGGCAGTGGGCCACAAAACATGGCGGCGTGTATGTCCCAGTCGACCGGGAAACCCAGCCCGATCCATTTGTTGCCTATCTTCCGGAGCGGGATATCGTGACCCCGTCGGGGCGCGTCCTGACGCTGATCAACCCTGCCCTGATGGTGCGCCAGTTCAACGAAATGGCGCAACAGAGTTACGGCGCCATCAGCCACATCAGCAGCTTGCGTCCGCTCAACCCTCTCAATCAGCCCGACCCGTGGGAAGCAGAAGCGCTGAAGATCCTCGCTGGCGGTACGGAAGAGATTACCGAGATTTCGCCGATCGACGGGGCCCCTTACCTGCGCCTGATCCGTCCGATGGTCATGGTCGAAGCCTGCCTGGATTGCCACAAGCAACAGGGCTACCGGGCAGGAGAACAGGCTGGTGGTGTCAGTGTATCGGTGCCTCTGGCGCCGCTCGATGCGGTGGAAAAGGAACGTATAGTTTCATTGGGCCTGGGACACGGCATTCTCTGGCTACTGGGCCTCTCCGGCATCGGCTTTGGAGCGCGCCAGCTTGGCCGGCGCATCAGCGAAAGAGAGTCGGTTTATTTTGCCCTGAAGGAAAGTGAGGACCGTTCCCGTTCCATCCTTTCCACTTCGCTCGACGCCATTATCACCATTGATCGGGAGGAGCGGATTACTGGCTGGAACCAGCAGGCGGAAACCATTTTTGGCTGGAGCGCAGAGGAAGTCATGGGGGAGCCTCTCTCCGGTAAAATCATTCCGCCCGGCGAGCGCGAAGCCCATCGGAGGGGCATCAAGCTGCTGCTGGAATCCGGCCAGGGACGCATCATCAACCAGCGCATTGAAGTCACCGGCTTGCGCAGGAACGGCGAGAAATTCCCGCTTGAACTGGCAATCGCCTTGATTGTCACTGACGGCCAACCTGCTTTCAGCGCCTTCCTGCGCGACATCAGTGAAAGCAAGCGCAACGAGGAAAAAATCCAGCGCGATTTTCACCTCCAACAAGCGCTGGCAGCCGTGCTGGAAATTTCCATCCGGCCGATCCCTTTCAATGAGAGGCTGGGGAACGCCCTGAGTTCCATCCTGGCAACACCCTGGCTGGCATTGCGCGATGCCGGTGCGATTTTCCTTGTTGCCGAGGATGGCGCCACTTTGCTGCTGGCGGCTCAGCAAGGCATCGCCGAGCCCATTCTGCAACAGTGCGCCAGTGTCCCGTTTGGCGAATGCATGTGCGGTTTGGCCGCAAAAGAGAAAGCCCCGATATTCGCCTCTGAAGTGGATGACCGCCACACGCGTTCTTTCCCCGGAATGCAAGCCCATGGCCATTACTGCCTTCCCATTCTGTCAGGGGAAAAACTGCTTGGCGTGCTGAATCTGTACCTGGTGGAGGGGCACCAGAAAAACGAAGCGGAGCTTCACTTTCTCTCGGCGGTTGCCCATGTTCTGGGCGGCATGATTCAGCGCCATCACGCTGAAGAACAATTGCAACATTCCGCCTATTACGATGCCCTGACCGGGATGCCGAACCGGGCCTTGCTGCTGGAGCGCCTCGATCGCTGCCTCAAGCGGGCGGTCAGGCACGACGAGTTTCGCTATGCCGTGCTGTTTCTCGATCTTGACCGTTTCAAAAACATTAACGACAGTCTCGGGCATACCAGCGGCGACCAGATTCTGGTGTCTGTTGCGGAGCGCCTGCAGCAATGCGTTCGCCCCGGCGACACGGTGGCGCGCCTGGGAGGAGATGAATTTGCCATCCTGCTCGACGACATTGTCGATATCCTGGATGCCTCCCAGGTAGCGGAGCGCATCCATTCCTCGATGTTCCAGCCGTTCGAATTTTCCGGTCACGAGGCATTCATCTCCACCAGCATAGGCATCACGCTGGGCAACCCGGCGTATAAAACGCCAGAGGACCTGCTGCGCGATGCGGATACGGCCATGTACCGGGCCAAGTCGCAGGGCACTGCCAAGACCTCCATTTTCGATGAGCAGATGCATGCCCATGTGGTTGCCCTGGTTACCATGGAAACCGAGTTACGGCGGGCCGTTGAGCGCCATGAACTGCGCGTGCACTACCAGCCCATCGTTTCCGCCACCAGCGGCGAGACCATCGGTTTCGAAGCATTGGTACGCTGGCCGCATTCAGAGCGCGGGATGATTTCACCGGCGGAATTCATCCCGGTCGCAGAAGAAAGCGGCCTGATTGGCAGCATTGGCCGCTGGGTGCTGCAGGAAGCCTGCCGCGAAGCGCAGGCCTGGCACACCCGGTTCCCGCACAGGGACGACTTGTTCGTCAGCGTCAATCTTTCGGCCAAGCAGTTTTTGCAAAGCAACATCAGCGAAGAAATTTTTCAAACCCTGCAGCAAAGCGGCCTGGAACCGCATCGCTTGCATCTGGAAATTACTGAAAGCGCCCTGCTGGACAATCCGGAAACCAGCAACCAGGTTCTCGTTGAACTCAGGGCCCGCGGCATTCAACTTTATCTGGATGATTTTGGTACCGGCTATTCTTCCTTGAGTTATCTCCACAGCTTCCCGTTCGATGCACTGAAAATTGACCGTTCCTTCGTTTGCATGCTGGGGAAAGGAAGCAAGCATGTCGGCATGGTCAGCGCCATCATCGCCATTGCCCGCAGTTTTGGCATGGACGTGATTGCGGAGGGTGTGGAAACCAGTGAGCAGCTTGAACAGTTACAGGAACTGGGGTGTCACAAGATACAGGGTTATTATTTCTCGCGCCCTCTTCCCGTCGAAGGCGTGGCAGAGTGGCTTGCCGGGAAATAG
- a CDS encoding antibiotic biosynthesis monooxygenase produces MSALSAFALALEPPYYAVIFSSQRTAGDNGYTKMAKRMEELAALQSGFLGVESVRGADGFGITVSYWSSAEAISSWKANVEHLAAQEMGLREWYEHYEIRVSRVERAYAKPSAQHSV; encoded by the coding sequence ATGAGCGCCTTATCCGCATTCGCCCTGGCACTTGAGCCGCCTTATTACGCCGTGATCTTTTCTTCGCAGCGAACCGCCGGTGATAACGGCTACACCAAGATGGCCAAAAGAATGGAGGAACTTGCAGCCCTCCAATCGGGCTTTCTCGGTGTCGAAAGTGTTCGGGGCGCCGATGGTTTTGGGATCACGGTTTCGTACTGGTCTTCCGCCGAGGCAATCTCAAGCTGGAAAGCCAATGTCGAGCACCTCGCAGCTCAAGAAATGGGTCTGCGAGAGTGGTATGAACATTATGAAATCAGAGTTTCAAGGGTTGAGCGGGCTTATGCCAAGCCGTCGGCCCAGCATTCAGTATGA
- a CDS encoding GNAT family N-acetyltransferase codes for MIHRPVCGKDIQVICGFPQNEDELFFLFPQATFPLTPTQLQNAIGRRADSTVVEHGGEVIAFANFYQWEAGGRCSIGNVIVSPAERGRGVGRYLIEQMISLAFSKHQATEVTVSCFNQNVAGLLLYPKLGFWPYAIEERQDKKGNRVALIHLRLLRNES; via the coding sequence ATGATTCATCGCCCCGTTTGCGGAAAAGACATCCAGGTTATTTGCGGTTTTCCGCAAAATGAGGATGAATTGTTTTTCTTGTTCCCCCAGGCGACATTTCCGTTGACCCCAACACAGCTGCAAAACGCAATTGGACGGCGAGCTGACTCAACGGTAGTGGAGCATGGGGGCGAAGTTATCGCTTTCGCCAATTTCTACCAATGGGAAGCGGGCGGTCGTTGCTCAATTGGAAATGTCATCGTGTCCCCGGCGGAGCGAGGGCGCGGCGTAGGGCGCTATCTCATCGAGCAGATGATCAGCCTGGCTTTCTCAAAGCATCAGGCCACCGAGGTAACCGTGTCGTGTTTCAATCAAAATGTTGCCGGTTTGCTGCTGTACCCCAAACTGGGATTTTGGCCTTATGCCATCGAGGAAAGGCAAGACAAGAAAGGAAACCGGGTTGCACTTATTCACCTGCGATTGTTGCGAAATGAAAGCTGA
- a CDS encoding TolC family outer membrane protein, giving the protein MKRLTLALLITATFAPGVEAANLMDIYRDALANDAALASARAAYQAGQEKLPQARALLLPSLDLGASTIWNKEEILTRSTGTTTDYNYNSNGAKLTLMQPIYRRQNWAIYELGKLQSAVAEIQYVAAQQGLILNVAQAYFDVLLAQDNVALAGTQNKAIQEQLEQAKMSFEVGTATITDTHEAQARFDLASASEIAALNELEIRQRALEKIIGKLPGPLATLAAELSLQAPEPNDISKWVGAAEQDNLLVQAKRVSAEIANQEVERNRAGHHPTLDLVATYGDSGLSGGRFGAYDTRATTIGLQLALPLYQGGATSSRVREAVANQEKARQDLTLEVRQSALSTREAYLGVTSGAAQVRALEQALVSSQSALDSTRLGLEVGVRTNVDVLNAQQQLFSAKRDLYKARYAYLVSRLKLKSAAGTLAEDDLQQVNQWLK; this is encoded by the coding sequence ATGAAACGACTCACCCTGGCATTACTGATTACCGCCACCTTCGCTCCTGGCGTCGAGGCGGCCAACCTGATGGACATCTATCGCGATGCGCTCGCCAACGATGCGGCGCTCGCTTCCGCTCGTGCCGCCTACCAGGCGGGGCAGGAAAAATTGCCACAGGCGCGCGCGCTGCTGTTGCCCTCCCTGGATCTGGGCGCCAGCACCATCTGGAACAAGGAAGAAATCCTGACGCGCAGTACCGGAACCACGACTGACTACAACTACAATTCCAACGGCGCAAAACTCACCCTGATGCAACCCATTTACCGGCGGCAAAACTGGGCCATCTACGAGCTGGGCAAACTGCAAAGCGCTGTGGCGGAAATTCAGTACGTAGCAGCACAGCAGGGACTGATCCTCAATGTCGCCCAGGCTTATTTCGACGTCCTGCTGGCGCAAGATAATGTCGCGCTGGCTGGAACCCAGAATAAAGCCATTCAGGAGCAGCTGGAGCAGGCAAAAATGAGCTTTGAAGTCGGCACCGCGACCATCACCGATACCCATGAAGCGCAGGCCCGCTTCGATCTGGCCAGCGCCAGCGAAATCGCCGCCCTCAACGAGCTTGAAATCCGCCAGAGAGCGCTTGAAAAAATCATCGGCAAGTTACCCGGCCCGCTTGCCACGCTCGCGGCAGAGCTGTCGCTGCAAGCACCCGAGCCCAATGACATCAGCAAATGGGTGGGAGCTGCGGAACAGGATAATTTACTGGTTCAGGCAAAGCGCGTCAGCGCGGAAATCGCCAATCAGGAAGTGGAGCGCAACCGTGCCGGCCACCACCCGACACTCGATCTGGTGGCTACTTATGGTGATAGCGGCCTGAGCGGCGGACGTTTCGGCGCCTACGATACCCGAGCCACCACCATCGGCCTGCAACTCGCTCTTCCGCTGTATCAGGGCGGCGCAACCAGCTCAAGAGTACGTGAAGCAGTAGCCAATCAGGAAAAGGCGCGCCAGGATCTGACCCTTGAAGTGCGCCAGTCAGCGCTCTCCACCCGCGAAGCGTATCTGGGCGTAACCAGCGGCGCCGCGCAGGTCAGGGCGCTGGAACAGGCGCTGGTGTCGAGCCAGAGCGCGCTCGATTCCACCCGGCTGGGGCTGGAAGTCGGCGTGCGTACCAATGTCGATGTACTCAACGCCCAGCAACAACTTTTCAGCGCCAAGCGCGACCTGTACAAGGCGCGCTATGCCTACCTTGTCAGCCGCCTGAAGCTGAAATCAGCAGCAGGCACGCTGGCGGAAGACGATCTCCAGCAAGTCAATCAGTGGCTGAAATGA